From Aegilops tauschii subsp. strangulata cultivar AL8/78 chromosome 5, Aet v6.0, whole genome shotgun sequence:
GCTAGCATCGACCACAATCGTGGGTATCGCCGGCTGGCGTATCGCATTTCACATTGTTGCGCTCATCAGTGTGATGGTCGGGGCGTTGGTCTATCTATTTGCAGTGGACCCTCATTTCTGCAACGGTGAGAATGATGAGCAGCTCGTGCGCAAGTCGGCGTGGGCAGAGATGAAGGGTTTGGTTGCAGAAGCCAAGGCTGTCGTGAAGATACCATCGTTTCAGATCATCGTGGCTCAGGGTGTCACAGGGTCATTCCCATGGTCGGCATTGTCATTTGCCCCAATGTGGTTGGAGCTGATGGGCTTTACACACAACAAAACAGGACTTCTCATGGCAATATTTGCATTGGCAAGCTCACTTGGAGGGCTCTTCGGTGGAAAGATGGGGGATTATCTCTCTGTTCACTACCCGGATTCTGGCAGGATAGTGCTGTCTCAAATAAGCTCGGGTTCTGCACTCCCGCTTGCAGCTTTGTTGCTGCTTGGACTACCTGATGACTCATCTACCGGTGTCTTGCACGGACTTGTTATGTTTATCATGGGGCTAAGCATCTCCTGGAATGGCCCTGCTACTAACAGGTAAGTAACCTTTCATTGGTTGTTTGGGATGTCATAGTTTCACACACTATACAATGTCATCATTAGTACTTCGTTTTTCTGATCCGTAACAAGGGGCTTAACGTATACTCCTATCTGCCAACCACAAACTGCTGATAAGCTATGAAATTCTGTATTTTGGCAATAAATGTACACTTTTCATGTGCAGCCCCATATTTGCAGAGATCGTTCCTGAGAGATCAAGGGCAAGTATCTACGCGTTGGACCGTTCCTTCGAGTCGGTCCTAGCCTCATTTGCTCCACCAGTCGTCGGCTTTTTAGCCGAGCATGCATACGGCTACAACCCTATCTCATATGGGGCTGCAGTGAGCAGTCTTGCGAGGGACAGGTCCAATGCCGCAGCGCTAGCGAAAGCTCTTTACACGGCGATTGCCATCCCGATGCTGATGTGCTGCTTCATCTACTCGCTGTTGTACCGGACATACCCGCGCGACAGGGAGAGAGCAAGAATGCACTCTCTTATCACATCGGAGTTGCAGCATATCGAGCTGGAAAGGTGTCATGGAGTAGGAGACTTCTACGCGGGAAGGGAGGATGCCACTGTGATCGATATTGAGTATGGTGAGGAAGAGCTTGATGCTAATGACGATGAAAAAGCGTTGATGCATCACCAAGTTGAATGGTAGTCTCAGGTGATCAGGGCGTGATATGTACAGGAAGTTGTGGGAGAGTTCAGGATTATGCTTTGCATAGGCCAGAAGATAGATTGCATATTTTCAGGGGATCAGTTTGCCCAGGTGTTGTTTGCAGGTTGCAGCGATACTGGAATAGATTTCACTTTAGTTCTTACTTTGTTGATAGTATAAAAATATTGCTTTACGCAGGACTGGTGAGCAGCAATCAGAAGTGTTTGTAGAAGTAGTAACTTTTTTGGGGTAGACATGCGGGAGCCCAGTTACCAGTTCAAGCTTTATCTAGCTGAAAGTGCATGAGAAATGAGACGCGGTATATCGGATTATGTTTTTcatttctccctccattttttgTATTATCATCAACATATTATGTTTTTCATTTCTCCCTCCCCATTGTTTGGAGAGCATCCTCGGCGCCCTCTATTTTGGTGGCGGCGTGACCCGGGTTTGGAGAGCATCTTCGACGCCCTCTATTTTTTCCTTGCCATTTTTTGTATCATCATCAAAGCTCCCTTGCTCGACACTAGACATTGTTGTCAGGTTGTGCTCGTGTGGCTGACAGATTGCGGCGGGGCTTGGGGAGCACCCTCGGCACCCTTTATTGCAATGGCGGCGTCAGCGGGGTTTGGAGAGCATCCTCGGCGCCCACTATTGTGGTTAAGCTGATGGTGCGGTTGGTCAGGCTATGGATCCGGTTATCTCGTGCCCAAAGTCCCGTTGCTTGTTGTTAGTTCATGTTGATGTGAGGCATTTTGGCGGAGTTAGAGGTGTTGCGATGGAGCTAGTGGGGACACACGTTGTATAGTCTGCGGTTGGGGGAGGGCATGCCCAAATTGCCCATGTCTAACACCGGCACGCATTTGCGACGAAGCTGTGTGTGTGGGGTTACCGGAGCATCCCTAATTTTGGGTTTAGCGGTATGCGTGACATTTTTCTCTTGCCAATTTGGTTTGTGATAGTCCATGGCTGCCTGCGATGCCTGCTTTGTGTGGATATGGTTATCAGTCACAATGTGTGGATATTGTTATCAGTCGCAATGACATTGTCAACGCTAGGATCGTCCATGTTGACATCATCTTCATTGGTAGTAGTATATGCGGACTTCATTTGAGGATGCTTTCCTGAGTATCCGGTTTCAAACTCCAGGGTGAAAAAAAATAGGCCTGGTCTGGTAATGGTCATGTTTCGCCCCCAAAGATACATAACCATTACCTTCGGTTATCCTCCTCAGATACAGAGTACGAAAAAGTATGTAAAACAACTCCTGGCCCTGCTCCTCACCCACTGTCTAAAATATTATCATCGGTTATCCTCCTCAGATACAGAGTATGAAAAAGTATATAAAACAACTCCTGGCCCTACTCCTCACCCATTGTCTGAAATATCACCATCGGTTATCCTCGTCAGATACAGAGTATGAAAAAGTATGTAAAACAACTGCTGGCCCTACTCCTCACCCATTGTCTGTACTGCACCGGATCAGATAATGGTGAGCCATCAGTGGGGCGGAGCTTAACGTAAATTGTTTCTTTGTGATGGCATTGCATGGTGGTTGTTCGGACTTGATCTTAATGGTGAAAACACATGAGTTCAAATTTTACTTGATGGACTTGGCAGCGACATCACCATCATGTTGTTTCCTCTTTGAAGGCGTTGTTTTTGGAAAACCATTCTCGTAGTCCTTGTGTGATTAGCGAGGGTCGGTATGGCCGCCGGGCATGTATCATCATTCCTTTTTTTTTAATAATGATTTGGCCGAGTGTGTCCTTAAATTGAACAGCTTGCGATATCCAGTTGTTGAGAAGCAAATGCCATGCAATACTGATATCAATTCATTTTATTTTCCAAGAAAAGATCCAAGTTTATCTTGCATGTGGCGGCATGGAGATGAACACGCGTCAGACTCCTGCTCAAGTTTATCTTCCAGCAGCACGAGTGATGACACCTTAAGGCCCCAATTCACGACCTCTGCGCAAGCCCACTCTTGACCATCAGCGGCAATCTTTTGGTCCTTGCAGTCGAGCCAGGCGAGAGGAGCTTCTCAAGTCTGAACCCCAACAAAGGAGGCAGAAACGCCGAGAGCAGCCGTGGACTTTGGCATGCCTGCCGAACCAGGATCCTCGGAGGACTTCTGACCTATCGGAATCTTTTTCCATCCTCGCCTCCATCCGATCCGAGACCCACAGAAGCGGGACCAACGAGAATCACCCAAACCACCTCGGCTCAACTCTCCTGGTTAAGACGGGCCCACACCGGAGCGGAGCCCACACGTCAGCGGTAGCAAACAGAAGCCCCGACAAGTATCTCGCGTAACGAGGCGGAGAAGTCGTAATATAAAATTTCCCGCGaaggggagaggagaggagacCCTGGATCGCCGGCGCAGCATAGCAGTAGCAGTACTACTAAAATGGCGGAGGGGGGAGACCGGAGACGGCTGGTGGACTGACcaagcgagcgagcgagagagagagagagagagagagagagagagagagagagagagagagagagagagcggacGGCGAGGGAGGATGACGGGGCCGCCGCACCGGGACCAGGAGCGGGACCGGCGCCGGACGCTGCTGCTGGTGAGCCTGGCGTCCATCATGGAGCGCGCCGACGAGGCGCTGCTCCCGGCGGTGTACCGCGAGATCGGCGCCGCCATGCACGCCGACCCCACCTGGCTCGGCTCCCTCACGCTGTGCCGCTCCATCGTGCAGGCCGCGTGCTACCCGCTCGCCGCCTACGCCGCCGCACGGCACAACCGCGCCCGCGTCATCGCCGTGGGGGCATTCCTCTGggccgccgccaccttcctcgTCGGCGTCTCCGAAACCTTCCTCCAGGTACCAGCTCCCATCCCTTCCTGCCTGAGCTTTGCTCCTGTTTTCTGCTTCTGCAGCTCGATGCATGTCGAGT
This genomic window contains:
- the LOC109758652 gene encoding uncharacterized protein isoform X2 produces the protein MKTCFFGQVAVARGLNGIGLALVTPAIQSLVADYTDDNTRGSAFGWLQLTGNIGSVIGGLFSIMLASTTIVGIAGWRIAFHIVALISVMVGALVYLFAVDPHFCNGENDEQLVRKSAWAEMKGLVAEAKAVVKIPSFQIIVAQGVTGSFPWSALSFAPMWLELMGFTHNKTGLLMAIFALASSLGGLFGGKMGDYLSVHYPDSGRIVLSQISSGSALPLAALLLLGLPDDSSTGVLHGLVMFIMGLSISWNGPATNSPIFAEIVPERSRASIYALDRSFESVLASFAPPVVGFLAEHAYGYNPISYGAAVSSLARDRSNAAALAKALYTAIAIPMLMCCFIYSLLYRTYPRDRERARMHSLITSELQHIELERCHGVGDFYAGREDATVIDIEYGEEELDANDDEKALMHHQVEW
- the LOC109758652 gene encoding uncharacterized protein isoform X3 → MAQAAPGRTLLLVNLAAIMERADEALLPAVYREVGAALHATPMGLGALTLYRSFVQAACYPLAAYAAVRYNRAHVIAVGAFLWAAATFLVAVSGTFAQVAVARGLNGIGLALVTPAIQSLVADYTDDNTRGSAFGWLQLTGNIGSVIGGLFSIMLASTTIVGIAGWRIAFHIVALISVMVGALVYLFAVDPHFCNGENDEQLVRKSAWAEMKGLVAEAKAVVKIPSFQIIVAQGVTGSFPWSALSFAPMWLELMGFTHNKTGLLMAIFALASSLGGLFGGKMGDYLSVHYPDSGRIVLSQISSGSALPLAALLLLGLPDDSSTGVLHGLVMFIMGLSISWNGPATNRDRS
- the LOC109758652 gene encoding uncharacterized protein isoform X1, whose protein sequence is MAQAAPGRTLLLVNLAAIMERADEALLPAVYREVGAALHATPMGLGALTLYRSFVQAACYPLAAYAAVRYNRAHVIAVGAFLWAAATFLVAVSGTFAQVAVARGLNGIGLALVTPAIQSLVADYTDDNTRGSAFGWLQLTGNIGSVIGGLFSIMLASTTIVGIAGWRIAFHIVALISVMVGALVYLFAVDPHFCNGENDEQLVRKSAWAEMKGLVAEAKAVVKIPSFQIIVAQGVTGSFPWSALSFAPMWLELMGFTHNKTGLLMAIFALASSLGGLFGGKMGDYLSVHYPDSGRIVLSQISSGSALPLAALLLLGLPDDSSTGVLHGLVMFIMGLSISWNGPATNSPIFAEIVPERSRASIYALDRSFESVLASFAPPVVGFLAEHAYGYNPISYGAAVSSLARDRSNAAALAKALYTAIAIPMLMCCFIYSLLYRTYPRDRERARMHSLITSELQHIELERCHGVGDFYAGREDATVIDIEYGEEELDANDDEKALMHHQVEW